ACAGCGTCGTCGTCAAGGCACGCACCACCACCAATGCCTTCGCGACCCTCGGCGAAGGCGTCCGGGTGGTGCGCGTGCACTCCGACTTCCGTCAGCAGTCCGGTGAGGTCAACCCGGGCGACCCGTGGTGGCCGGGGTCGGAGAGCAACTGTTCGGTCGGCTTCCCCGCCACGGATGCGCAAGGAAACAAGCACTTCCTGACCGCGGGTCACTGCACCAACGACGCCGGGCAGGCGGCATACGGCGCCAGCGGCCAGAGCAACCGTCTCGGTACGTCGAACGTCGGCGGCACGCACAGCGTCAACGCCCGCGAAGGAGACATGGGCGTCGTCGCGGTGACCGAGCCAGGCTGGACCATCTCGCCCAACGTCAACACCTGGGGACAACCGGCCGTCACCGTGACCGGTGCGGCGGAGGCGATCGTCGGCGACACGGTCTGCCACTCGGGCAACACAGCGCCGAACTGGGAGTGCGGCACCGTCACCGCGATCAACCAGAGCATCGACTATGGCTCCGTGGTGATCGACGGTCTGACCACGACCACCGCGTGCTCCGAAGGCGGTGACTCGGGAGGCGCCTGGTTGCGCGGCAACCAGGCGGTCGGCCTGCACTCCGGTGGAAACTCCACCTGCTCGCCGAACGAGGACAACTCGATCTTCCAGCCGGTGACTGAGGCGCTGGCCAAGTGGAACCTCACGCTGCTCACCGGCTCGGGCGACCCGGACCCGGACCCGGACCCGGGCGAGCGCACGTACTCGAACGGCACCGACTACCCGATCCGCGACTTCCAGGTCGCGGTCAGCAGCGTCAAGGCGACCGTGACCGGCCGGACGAACAGTCCGGTGAAGGTGACGGTCGAGGGCAACCACACCTGCCTCGAGGACCTCAACATCAGCCTGGTCTCACCGAGCGGCCGTTGGTACTACCTCCAGCGGTCGGGCGGCCTGACCTGCCACCCGCTGCCGGCGTCCAAGACGTACTCCGTCACCGCCGACGAGGCCGCGGCCGGTACGTGGACGCTGCGCATCGGTGACAACGGGTACGGCGACACCGGCGCGCTCACCAACTGGTCGATCACGCTGTAGACAGCACCGGACAGGCGCCGGCCGGCTCGGGGCAATGCCGGCCGGTGCCACCGTAAATCCCAGGTCGTCGGTCCATGCCGTCTGGTAGGTAAGGGACATGACCATCGAGATCGGGCGGTTCGCGGGTGAGTGGGACGAGCTCCTGGAGCTCCTGGACATGGCGTTCTCGGCGCCGTGGACCGACGAGCAGTACGAGTCCGAGCGGCGGATCTGGGAGCGTGAGCGCAGCGTCGTCGCGAGCGAGGACGGGCAGCTCGTCGGGCACACCGGCACGTTCTCGCACCTGATGACGGTGCCAGGCGGGCAGTTGCCGGTCGCGGGTGTGACGATGGTCGGCGTCCGGCCGACGCACCGGCGGCGCGGCATCCTGCGCGACCTGATGCGCAGGCAGCTGACCGACATCCACGTGGCCGGCCGCGAGCCGCTGGCGGCGCTGACCGCGAGCGAGCCGGTGATCTACCCGCGGTTCGGCTACGGACTGGCGTCCGATCACCAGGAGATCGTCGTACCGAAGGTGTCCCGCACGCTGCGCCCGGTGGCCGGCATCGACGACGTCCGGATCCGGTACGTCGACGTACACGAGAATCTCGCCCGCTGCGGTGAGCTGCGGAACAGGCTGGCGCTCGAGCGGCCTGGTGTGTGCCGGCACGACGAGCGCTGGCAGGAGTACGCGATC
This Kribbella sp. NBC_00482 DNA region includes the following protein-coding sequences:
- a CDS encoding proprotein convertase P-domain-containing protein, producing MKLAVILLTAGLVATPVSAAAYSEAAPPDTPQQIAARLADSPSQAGRWIDHGRLKVAVVDEAAAAKVRAAGATPQYVERDQQQLDHLLAQVDRIARSQQGLQSWGIDPVTNSVVVKARTTTNAFATLGEGVRVVRVHSDFRQQSGEVNPGDPWWPGSESNCSVGFPATDAQGNKHFLTAGHCTNDAGQAAYGASGQSNRLGTSNVGGTHSVNAREGDMGVVAVTEPGWTISPNVNTWGQPAVTVTGAAEAIVGDTVCHSGNTAPNWECGTVTAINQSIDYGSVVIDGLTTTTACSEGGDSGGAWLRGNQAVGLHSGGNSTCSPNEDNSIFQPVTEALAKWNLTLLTGSGDPDPDPDPGERTYSNGTDYPIRDFQVAVSSVKATVTGRTNSPVKVTVEGNHTCLEDLNISLVSPSGRWYYLQRSGGLTCHPLPASKTYSVTADEAAAGTWTLRIGDNGYGDTGALTNWSITL